A part of Eubacterium sp. AB3007 genomic DNA contains:
- a CDS encoding alpha-isopropylmalate synthase regulatory domain-containing protein, whose protein sequence is MMRNIFLSDVTMKQPVDAGGFPLSFREKLELAKQLDRVGVQVIETTPIVNRRTDSLLVKSLATAIRDSVLALPLSLTEEDTVETTWSALKGAVKPRLQVAVPVSTVQMEYICRMKPAAVIEKISSLVREAKAVCSEVEFVAEDAGRSEPEFLKQAVDTAVEAGVDIVTLCDTAGNLLPEEFHTTIKAARAALPEQVRLGVMISNELSLAHACAVSAILAGADEVKTAACGDFTALLEDLVSILKVRGSEYGVACDVKDTELRRTVGQIRRMCETERGTGSTYDSEIHDDSGAVLTIHDDMTAVMKVVAEIGYDLSEEDSVKVYEAFTRIASKKDSVGIKELDAIVASAALQVPPTYKVQSYVINSGNKIMATSHMRVEKDGQILDGLAAGDGPVDASFLAIEKIVGCHYELDDFQIQAVTEGREAMGETVVRLRSANGKVYSGRGISTDIIGSSIRAYISAVNKIVYEEGRE, encoded by the coding sequence ATGATGAGGAACATTTTTCTCAGTGATGTCACGATGAAACAGCCCGTGGATGCAGGTGGATTTCCCTTGTCCTTCCGGGAGAAGCTGGAACTGGCCAAGCAGCTGGACAGGGTAGGTGTACAGGTGATCGAGACGACCCCGATCGTAAATCGCCGCACAGACAGTCTTCTGGTGAAATCGCTGGCCACCGCCATCCGTGACAGCGTGCTGGCATTGCCTTTGTCCCTCACCGAGGAGGATACAGTAGAGACGACCTGGAGTGCCCTTAAGGGAGCCGTCAAGCCAAGGCTGCAGGTGGCGGTACCGGTGAGCACCGTTCAGATGGAATATATATGTCGGATGAAACCTGCGGCAGTCATTGAGAAGATCAGTTCCCTGGTGCGGGAAGCAAAAGCCGTTTGCAGCGAGGTGGAGTTTGTGGCAGAGGATGCCGGACGGAGTGAGCCTGAGTTCCTGAAGCAGGCCGTGGACACCGCTGTGGAAGCAGGCGTTGACATCGTCACTCTGTGCGATACGGCCGGGAATCTGCTGCCGGAGGAATTCCATACTACTATCAAGGCAGCCAGAGCGGCATTGCCGGAGCAGGTACGACTGGGCGTTATGATCTCCAACGAGCTGTCTCTGGCACACGCTTGTGCCGTCTCCGCCATTCTGGCCGGCGCTGACGAGGTGAAGACCGCAGCCTGTGGTGATTTCACCGCGCTGCTGGAGGATCTGGTATCCATCCTGAAGGTGCGAGGAAGCGAGTACGGGGTAGCCTGCGATGTGAAGGACACCGAGCTGCGCAGGACCGTAGGACAGATCCGTCGCATGTGCGAGACAGAGAGAGGGACAGGGTCCACGTACGATTCTGAGATCCACGATGATTCCGGTGCCGTCCTCACCATCCACGATGACATGACTGCGGTCATGAAGGTAGTGGCGGAAATCGGCTACGACCTGAGTGAAGAAGATTCCGTCAAGGTGTACGAGGCTTTCACCAGAATTGCTTCCAAGAAGGACTCTGTTGGCATCAAAGAACTGGATGCCATCGTGGCCTCTGCGGCGCTGCAGGTTCCACCAACTTATAAGGTCCAGAGCTATGTGATCAACTCTGGTAACAAGATCATGGCTACCAGCCACATGCGCGTAGAGAAAGATGGACAGATCCTCGATGGTCTGGCAGCAGGAGACGGTCCTGTGGACGCATCCTTCCTGGCCATCGAGAAGATCGTAGGTTGCCATTACGAGCTGGACGATTTCCAGATCCAGGCGGTCACAGAGGGGAGAGAGGCCATGGGAGAGACCGTGGTTCGACTCCGGAGTGCCAACGGCAAAGTCTATTCCGGGAGGGGGATCTCCACCGATATCATCGGATCCTCTATCCGCGCTTATATCAGTGCGGTGAACAAAATCGTCTATGAGGAGGGTAGAGAATGA
- a CDS encoding LysR family transcriptional regulator, with translation MELRTLQYFVTVAEELNITRAAEKLHMSQPPLSAQIKKLEEELETTLFLRGRRQLTLTDAGQLMYRRAKEILRLADQTMEEIYAMGQGMRGTIAIGLVEGMAPDIAAEWFARFMKQYPNVRFRILDGSTDDLLEKLRGGLISLAVITAPCDNSLLHSFPVGEEKMAVLMNRTHSLAGKEGEIEIADLVGEKLIVPSRSALIETIRRWFRAEGAEPEIVCEMDSYLDAAALAGRNVGVSLYPRTAYIPNNSLVFREIAGEDRKMEYLFVWRKGHQLPTAEERFIDFVRACVTDSDTQEKE, from the coding sequence ATGGAACTGAGAACTCTACAATACTTTGTGACCGTGGCGGAGGAACTGAACATCACACGTGCTGCGGAAAAACTTCATATGAGTCAACCACCCCTCAGCGCACAGATCAAGAAGCTGGAGGAAGAACTTGAAACAACACTGTTTCTTCGGGGAAGGAGGCAGCTCACTCTTACAGATGCCGGGCAACTCATGTACAGGCGTGCGAAGGAGATCCTTCGTCTCGCGGACCAGACAATGGAAGAGATCTATGCCATGGGGCAGGGAATGCGAGGCACCATCGCCATCGGCCTGGTGGAAGGAATGGCTCCTGACATAGCGGCAGAGTGGTTCGCCAGGTTCATGAAGCAGTATCCCAATGTGCGATTTCGGATCCTGGACGGGAGCACCGATGATCTGCTGGAGAAACTGCGGGGTGGGCTCATCAGTCTGGCGGTGATCACTGCTCCCTGTGACAACTCTCTGTTACACAGCTTTCCGGTAGGGGAGGAGAAGATGGCGGTGCTGATGAACCGGACACATTCCCTGGCTGGAAAGGAAGGGGAAATCGAGATCGCTGATCTGGTGGGGGAAAAACTCATCGTGCCCAGCCGAAGCGCATTGATCGAGACGATCCGTCGGTGGTTTCGGGCAGAGGGAGCAGAACCAGAGATCGTCTGTGAGATGGACAGCTATCTGGATGCGGCAGCGTTGGCCGGCAGGAACGTGGGGGTCAGCCTCTATCCCAGGACAGCCTATATCCCCAACAATTCCCTGGTTTTCCGGGAGATCGCAGGGGAGGACAGGAAGATGGAGTATCTGTTCGTCTGGCGGAAGGGGCACCAGTTGCCCACCGCAGAAGAGCGGTTCATAGACTTTGTGAGAGCGTGCGTGACCGATTCCGACACGCAGGAGAAAGAGTAA
- the nifJ gene encoding pyruvate:ferredoxin (flavodoxin) oxidoreductase, which produces MSDNNKKKIVTMDGNEAAAHVAYDFTEIAAIYPITPSSPMAEHTDVWSALGRKNMFGQTVTLQEMQSEAGAIGAVHGALQSGALATTYTSSQGLMLMIPVLHRIAGERLPAVMHVAARTVGTHGMSIFGDHSDVMDCRACGFTMFSTGTVQEVMDLAAVAHLTAIESHIPFMHFFDGFRTSHELATVEEIDRSALVNMIDKASLDEFKRKALNPEHPVLRNTVQNPDVYFQIRESNNLAYDRVPEIVEKYLDKISALTGREYKLFNYYGHPEATDIVIAMGSVSGVAQLAVDHLNSQGQKVGFVQVHLYRPFSAEKLMEAIPETVERIAVLDRTKEMGAAGEPLYQDVCTAMVKTGRHFRVIGGRYGLSSKDTDPDQILAVFRNLASEHPVDGFTIGIIDDVTHLSLEAPHVSGVSGGKNFRCKFWGLGGDGTVGANKNTVHILAESAGMYAQAYFEYDAKKSFGVTKSHLRFSREPVRGSYYVKRAEFVACHNQSYLRQYDMVSELKENGIFLLNCQWKPEELDAHLPNDVKRYLARKHIRFYTIDATEIAMRLGLGSHTNTVLQAAFFAVTGLIPAEEALERMKEAARKTYFAKGDEVVNRNIAAIDAGAKEITKVEVPEAWAELPDTPNVAVEILNEALNEPVEGAPGSELPNVVRKILYPVNAQKGDDLPVSSFKGYHHGNIDMGLTAFEKRGIAITVPKWDAAKCVQCNRCSLVCPHAALRPYLLNDEEKAMAPEGIETIPANGAAKGLHYTLSVSHFDCTSCGSCVECCPTKVLEMVPVELTPENRERWDYLLKTSDKGDLFKRWSVKGSQFKQPLVEFSAACAGCGETPYAKLMTQLFGERVYWANGTGCSQAWGASMPGIPYTTNGRGFGPAWTNSLFENNAELCLGMFLSVRQQREAVRSKVEALSRNAEGALQSACEMYLASYDDFDASRKTADVLCELLEHADTEEAREILKHRDQLAKKTFWMYGGDGWAYDIGFGGLAHVIASGENVNVFVIDTEVYSNTGGQSSKATPIGAVAQFAASGKRSKKMDLGGIMMSYGNVYVAQVAMGADNNQLIKALKEAEEYDGPSVIVAYTPCTSHGIRCGMNKVQEEMKRAVESGYWLLYRYDPRKEHPFQLDSKAPAMPYEEFLDGETRYSALKRTFPENAKELFAQGSEDAEKRYAYYKHMEETR; this is translated from the coding sequence ATGTCTGATAACAACAAGAAGAAAATCGTGACAATGGACGGCAATGAGGCAGCTGCCCATGTTGCATATGACTTTACAGAAATCGCGGCGATCTATCCGATCACACCTTCTTCCCCCATGGCGGAGCACACAGATGTGTGGTCCGCCCTGGGACGGAAGAACATGTTCGGACAGACAGTGACCCTGCAGGAGATGCAGAGTGAAGCGGGTGCCATCGGGGCGGTGCACGGTGCACTGCAGTCGGGAGCTCTTGCCACCACCTACACATCCAGTCAGGGATTGATGCTGATGATCCCTGTGCTTCACCGGATCGCAGGCGAGCGCCTGCCTGCGGTGATGCATGTAGCCGCCCGTACAGTGGGGACCCACGGCATGAGCATTTTTGGGGACCACAGTGATGTGATGGATTGCCGTGCCTGCGGGTTCACCATGTTCTCCACAGGCACCGTGCAGGAGGTCATGGATCTGGCGGCGGTGGCACACCTCACTGCCATCGAGAGCCACATTCCGTTCATGCATTTCTTCGACGGATTCCGCACCAGTCACGAACTTGCTACGGTGGAGGAGATCGATCGCAGCGCGCTGGTGAACATGATCGACAAAGCCAGCCTGGATGAGTTCAAGAGGAAGGCTCTGAACCCGGAGCATCCCGTGCTCCGCAATACTGTACAGAACCCGGATGTGTATTTCCAGATCCGGGAATCCAATAATCTGGCCTACGACAGGGTGCCGGAGATCGTAGAGAAATATCTGGACAAGATCAGTGCCCTGACAGGACGGGAATACAAGTTGTTCAATTACTATGGCCATCCGGAAGCGACCGATATCGTCATCGCCATGGGTTCCGTCAGTGGTGTCGCACAGTTGGCGGTGGATCATCTGAACAGCCAGGGGCAGAAGGTAGGCTTTGTGCAGGTACACCTGTACCGGCCTTTCTCTGCAGAGAAGCTGATGGAAGCCATCCCCGAGACAGTCGAGCGCATCGCTGTGCTGGACCGCACCAAGGAGATGGGTGCTGCCGGAGAGCCTCTGTATCAGGATGTTTGCACAGCCATGGTGAAGACCGGACGGCACTTCCGGGTGATCGGCGGCCGCTATGGCCTGTCTTCCAAGGATACTGATCCAGATCAGATCCTGGCCGTGTTCCGAAATCTGGCCAGTGAACATCCGGTGGATGGATTCACCATTGGAATCATTGACGATGTGACCCATCTGTCTCTGGAGGCACCACACGTGTCCGGCGTATCCGGCGGCAAGAACTTCCGCTGTAAGTTCTGGGGCCTGGGAGGCGATGGGACCGTAGGAGCCAACAAGAACACTGTGCACATCCTGGCGGAGTCCGCGGGGATGTATGCGCAGGCGTATTTTGAGTACGATGCCAAGAAATCCTTTGGTGTCACCAAGTCTCACCTTCGTTTCTCCAGAGAGCCGGTACGGGGCAGTTATTATGTCAAGCGGGCGGAATTCGTGGCCTGTCATAACCAGAGCTACCTGCGTCAGTATGATATGGTAAGTGAGCTCAAGGAAAACGGGATCTTTCTCCTGAACTGCCAGTGGAAGCCGGAGGAACTGGATGCCCATCTTCCTAATGATGTCAAGCGGTATCTGGCGCGGAAACACATTCGGTTCTACACCATCGATGCCACCGAGATCGCTATGAGGCTGGGACTGGGCAGCCATACCAACACGGTGCTCCAGGCGGCATTCTTTGCGGTGACCGGCCTAATCCCTGCAGAAGAGGCGCTGGAACGCATGAAAGAAGCGGCGAGGAAAACCTATTTTGCCAAGGGCGATGAGGTGGTGAACCGGAACATCGCAGCGATCGATGCCGGCGCAAAAGAAATCACAAAGGTAGAGGTGCCGGAGGCCTGGGCTGAACTGCCAGACACTCCCAACGTGGCGGTAGAGATTCTCAACGAAGCCCTGAATGAACCGGTGGAGGGAGCACCTGGAAGTGAGCTCCCGAATGTCGTACGGAAGATCCTGTACCCGGTGAATGCCCAGAAGGGGGATGACCTGCCGGTCAGTTCCTTTAAGGGATACCACCATGGGAACATTGATATGGGTCTGACCGCTTTTGAAAAACGAGGGATTGCCATCACCGTTCCCAAGTGGGATGCTGCCAAGTGTGTCCAGTGCAACCGCTGCTCCCTGGTATGCCCCCATGCGGCTCTTCGTCCATATCTGCTGAACGATGAGGAGAAGGCCATGGCTCCGGAAGGGATCGAGACGATCCCGGCCAATGGGGCGGCTAAGGGTCTCCATTATACATTGTCCGTTTCGCACTTCGACTGCACCAGTTGTGGAAGTTGCGTAGAGTGCTGTCCTACCAAGGTGCTGGAGATGGTACCTGTGGAGTTGACTCCGGAGAACCGGGAGCGTTGGGATTACCTGTTGAAGACCTCCGATAAAGGAGATCTGTTCAAGCGGTGGTCTGTTAAGGGAAGCCAGTTCAAACAGCCATTGGTGGAGTTCAGTGCGGCCTGTGCGGGGTGTGGAGAGACCCCCTACGCCAAGCTTATGACCCAGCTTTTCGGCGAGCGAGTGTACTGGGCTAACGGCACCGGATGTTCCCAGGCATGGGGCGCATCTATGCCGGGAATTCCCTATACCACCAACGGCCGGGGGTTCGGCCCGGCTTGGACCAACTCCTTGTTCGAGAACAACGCAGAACTCTGCCTTGGAATGTTCTTGTCGGTCAGACAGCAGAGAGAAGCCGTTCGCAGCAAGGTTGAGGCATTGAGCCGGAACGCAGAGGGCGCTTTGCAGTCTGCCTGCGAGATGTATCTGGCATCCTACGACGATTTTGATGCTTCCAGAAAGACAGCAGACGTGCTCTGTGAACTGCTGGAGCATGCGGATACGGAAGAGGCCAGGGAGATCCTGAAGCATCGGGATCAGCTGGCCAAGAAAACGTTCTGGATGTATGGCGGAGATGGCTGGGCCTATGATATCGGCTTCGGCGGATTGGCCCATGTGATCGCAAGCGGAGAGAACGTGAACGTGTTCGTAATCGATACTGAGGTCTACTCCAATACCGGCGGCCAAAGCAGCAAGGCCACGCCTATCGGTGCGGTGGCCCAGTTCGCTGCCAGTGGCAAGCGCAGCAAGAAAATGGATCTGGGTGGGATCATGATGAGCTACGGCAATGTTTATGTCGCTCAGGTGGCCATGGGGGCGGATAACAATCAGCTGATCAAGGCCCTGAAGGAAGCAGAGGAATACGATGGCCCCAGTGTGATTGTCGCTTATACCCCCTGCACCTCTCACGGGATCCGGTGCGGCATGAACAAAGTCCAGGAAGAGATGAAACGTGCCGTGGAATCCGGTTACTGGCTCCTGTACCGTTATGATCCCCGTAAGGAGCATCCGTTCCAGCTGGACAGCAAGGCACCGGCCATGCCTTACGAGGAGTTCCTGGACGGAGAGACCAGATACAGCGCTCTGAAGCGTACCTTCCCGGAGAACGCAAAGGAACTGTTCGCCCAGGGCAGCGAGGATGCTGAGAAGCGCTATGCCTATTATAAGCATATGGAAGAGACCAGATAG
- a CDS encoding adenylosuccinate synthase, which translates to MTRAIVGACWGDEGKGKITDVLAADSDIVVRYQGGSNAGHTIRNKYGKFALHMLPSGVFYQHITNVLGNGVALNIPFLVKELKALETSGVPTPRLLVSDRAQVVMPYHILFDEYEEERLGGHSFGSTKSGIAPMYSDKYAKIGIQVQELFDEAHLTEKVENICAQKNVLLEHLYEKPLLVSSEILETCRQYREMVRPYVAHTADYLHQAVKEGKEILLEGQLGALKDTDHGIYPMVTSSSTLAGFGAVGAGIPPYEISDVVAVVKAYSSAVGAGPFVSELFGEEAERLREHGGDGGEYGATTGRPRRVGWFDAVASRYGCRIQGAKEAVLTVVDALGYLEEIGICVGYELDGKKIDYFPDTVSCYRAKPIVKYMPGWRCDIQGIRHFHELPKEARDYIDEVERLIGCPVTMISNGPGREDMIYRSEHR; encoded by the coding sequence ATGACAAGAGCAATCGTAGGGGCCTGTTGGGGTGACGAAGGAAAAGGAAAGATCACGGATGTACTGGCGGCGGATTCCGATATCGTGGTGCGTTATCAGGGTGGGAGCAACGCCGGCCACACCATCCGAAACAAATACGGCAAGTTTGCGCTTCACATGCTTCCGTCGGGGGTGTTCTACCAGCATATCACCAACGTACTGGGGAACGGAGTGGCGTTGAACATCCCCTTTCTGGTGAAGGAATTGAAGGCACTGGAGACAAGCGGTGTGCCGACACCGAGACTTCTCGTATCCGACAGGGCCCAGGTGGTGATGCCTTATCACATCCTGTTCGATGAGTACGAGGAGGAGCGACTGGGTGGTCATTCCTTCGGCTCCACCAAGTCGGGGATCGCCCCGATGTATTCCGACAAGTATGCTAAGATCGGGATTCAGGTACAGGAGCTTTTTGACGAGGCGCATCTGACAGAGAAGGTGGAGAACATCTGTGCCCAGAAAAACGTGTTGCTTGAGCATCTGTACGAGAAGCCGCTCCTGGTGTCTTCGGAGATCCTGGAAACCTGCAGGCAGTACCGGGAGATGGTCCGGCCTTACGTTGCTCACACCGCTGACTATCTGCATCAGGCTGTGAAGGAGGGGAAGGAGATCCTTCTGGAGGGGCAACTGGGCGCGCTTAAGGATACGGACCACGGAATTTACCCGATGGTTACCAGTTCCTCCACGCTGGCAGGATTTGGCGCAGTAGGAGCCGGTATCCCGCCCTATGAGATCAGTGATGTGGTGGCAGTGGTGAAGGCCTACTCCAGCGCTGTGGGAGCAGGCCCCTTTGTATCAGAGCTCTTTGGCGAAGAGGCGGAGCGGCTACGGGAGCACGGTGGTGATGGAGGTGAATATGGGGCGACCACAGGACGTCCCAGGCGAGTTGGATGGTTCGATGCGGTGGCCAGTCGTTACGGCTGTAGGATCCAGGGAGCCAAAGAGGCTGTGCTCACCGTGGTGGATGCCCTGGGCTATCTAGAGGAGATCGGCATCTGCGTAGGCTACGAACTGGATGGAAAGAAGATCGATTACTTCCCGGATACCGTCAGCTGCTATCGGGCAAAACCGATCGTGAAGTATATGCCCGGATGGCGTTGTGATATTCAGGGAATCCGTCACTTCCATGAGCTGCCGAAAGAGGCCAGAGATTATATCGATGAGGTGGAGCGCCTGATCGGCTGTCCGGTGACTATGATCTCCAACGGGCCTGGACGGGAAGACATGATATACAGGTCGGAGCACAGATAA
- a CDS encoding AMP-binding protein translates to MKLSFSTRGWPELSWSEIINDAAIMGFDGVEIYHVSEAQDLTDRGGPFHTYAVQSTYRELREKGLTIACFDSSIDIACAGEADMEVLRAQMRLAADLRAPYVAVWASGEDAESAEGTLAALIPLAEELGVTVLIKTCGMYASTERLRDLLDRFACDQIAVLWDVHHPYRDCGESPAQTITNLGAYVKHVHMRDSFGPDAFELIGEGDFPVGEVMDALESVDYAGFVSLEWKPQWLPELTDREIILPHFVNFMQQFRRSRSRQNGLYYNHDGTGRYIWKKDELIDLTFPQVLDALAREFPDQYCFKYTTLNYTRTYEQFREDVDRFARALVSMGVRPGYKVTVWCTNIPAWYIAFWACCRIGAVLVTMNTSYKIHEAEYLLRQSDTHTLIMIDRVLDSDYAQIINELCPEIAGSKPGAPLHCKRLPFLRNVITCGFRQDGCLTFEETMERAEMVPKEETARLAAQVQPDDVCNMQYTSGTTGFPKGVMLTHYNVVNNGKCIGDRMGLSTADRMMIQVPMFHCFGMVLSMTSSVTHGATMCPMPYFSAKSSLACINQEKITCFNGVPTMFIAMFNHPNYRKTDFSYMRTGIMAGAGCPPELMKRAAQPDEMNMTGIVSVYGQTETAPGNTMSAWTDPLDVRTETVGYDFPHVRCKIIDPETGEEVPAGVNGEFCAKGYNQMKGYYKMPEATRETIDADGWLHSGDLACKDENGNYRITGRLKDMIIRGGENLYPKEIEEFIYTHPSVQDVQVIGVPDKKYGEEAMACIILKEGESVVEKEMHDFIAGRLARHKVPRYIKFVDSFPMNAAGKVLKYKMREDAAKELGLEI, encoded by the coding sequence ATGAAACTTTCTTTTTCAACAAGGGGCTGGCCAGAATTGAGCTGGTCGGAGATAATAAACGATGCAGCGATCATGGGGTTCGATGGCGTGGAGATCTACCACGTTTCTGAAGCACAGGATCTGACAGACCGTGGAGGTCCCTTCCATACCTATGCGGTACAGTCCACCTATAGAGAATTGCGGGAGAAGGGGCTGACCATCGCCTGCTTTGACAGCTCCATAGACATCGCCTGTGCAGGGGAGGCAGACATGGAGGTTTTGCGCGCACAGATGCGTCTGGCGGCAGATCTCCGTGCTCCCTATGTGGCAGTGTGGGCGTCTGGGGAAGACGCGGAAAGCGCTGAGGGGACGCTGGCCGCACTGATTCCACTGGCAGAGGAACTGGGGGTCACCGTCCTGATCAAGACCTGCGGCATGTACGCTTCCACAGAACGGCTGCGTGATCTGTTGGACAGATTTGCCTGCGATCAGATCGCTGTTCTCTGGGATGTCCACCATCCCTATCGTGACTGCGGGGAGAGTCCCGCACAGACCATCACCAATCTGGGCGCTTACGTCAAACACGTACACATGCGGGATAGTTTTGGGCCGGATGCGTTCGAACTGATCGGAGAGGGCGACTTCCCGGTGGGAGAGGTTATGGATGCGCTGGAAAGCGTGGACTATGCAGGCTTTGTGTCGCTGGAATGGAAGCCTCAGTGGCTCCCTGAACTGACGGACAGAGAGATCATCCTGCCGCATTTTGTCAACTTTATGCAGCAGTTCCGGCGGTCCCGTTCCAGACAGAATGGCCTGTACTACAATCACGATGGTACAGGGAGATATATATGGAAGAAGGACGAACTGATCGATCTGACCTTCCCCCAGGTGCTGGACGCCCTGGCCAGGGAGTTCCCGGATCAGTACTGCTTCAAATATACGACGTTGAATTATACTAGGACGTATGAACAGTTCCGGGAGGACGTGGACCGGTTCGCCAGAGCGCTGGTGTCCATGGGAGTACGCCCCGGCTACAAAGTCACCGTGTGGTGCACCAACATACCGGCCTGGTACATCGCTTTCTGGGCTTGCTGCCGTATCGGTGCCGTGCTGGTGACCATGAACACTTCCTACAAGATCCACGAGGCGGAGTATCTGCTTCGGCAGTCCGATACCCACACCCTGATCATGATCGACCGGGTGCTGGATAGTGACTACGCGCAGATCATCAACGAGCTCTGCCCGGAGATCGCAGGGAGCAAACCGGGAGCACCGCTGCACTGCAAGCGTCTGCCCTTCCTGCGCAACGTGATCACCTGTGGGTTCCGGCAGGATGGCTGCCTGACCTTTGAGGAGACTATGGAAAGGGCGGAGATGGTTCCCAAGGAGGAAACCGCCAGACTGGCCGCTCAGGTACAGCCGGACGATGTCTGTAACATGCAGTACACCTCTGGCACCACCGGGTTCCCCAAGGGTGTCATGCTCACCCATTACAACGTGGTGAACAACGGCAAGTGCATCGGGGACAGAATGGGACTGTCCACGGCAGACAGGATGATGATCCAGGTGCCGATGTTCCACTGCTTCGGTATGGTGCTCTCCATGACCAGCTCCGTCACTCATGGGGCGACCATGTGTCCCATGCCCTACTTCTCGGCCAAGTCATCCTTGGCCTGCATCAACCAGGAGAAGATCACCTGCTTCAATGGCGTGCCTACCATGTTCATCGCCATGTTCAACCATCCGAACTACCGGAAAACGGACTTTTCCTATATGCGTACAGGCATCATGGCTGGAGCGGGATGCCCGCCAGAGCTGATGAAACGGGCGGCACAGCCGGATGAGATGAACATGACCGGCATCGTCAGTGTTTACGGACAGACAGAGACCGCTCCTGGCAACACCATGTCAGCCTGGACAGACCCGCTGGACGTACGGACAGAAACCGTGGGCTACGACTTTCCTCATGTACGCTGCAAGATCATCGATCCGGAAACAGGGGAGGAGGTCCCTGCCGGCGTAAACGGAGAATTCTGTGCCAAGGGCTACAACCAGATGAAGGGTTACTACAAGATGCCTGAAGCGACAAGAGAGACCATTGATGCGGATGGATGGCTCCATTCCGGAGACCTGGCTTGTAAGGACGAGAACGGCAACTACAGGATTACCGGTCGTCTGAAGGATATGATCATCCGTGGTGGCGAGAATCTTTACCCAAAGGAGATCGAGGAGTTTATCTACACACATCCTTCTGTTCAAGATGTACAGGTAATCGGTGTGCCTGATAAGAAATACGGAGAAGAGGCCATGGCCTGCATCATTCTGAAAGAAGGAGAATCTGTTGTAGAGAAAGAAATGCACGATTTCATTGCCGGAAGGCTTGCAAGACACAAAGTTCCGCGGTATATTAAATTCGTGGACTCTTTTCCGATGAATGCGGCGGGGAAGGTCCTGAAGTACAAGATGCGTGAGGACGCAGCGAAAGAACTGGGACTAGAGATCTGA